From a single Sebastes umbrosus isolate fSebUmb1 chromosome 17, fSebUmb1.pri, whole genome shotgun sequence genomic region:
- the rps14 gene encoding 40S ribosomal protein S14, translating to MAPRKGKEKKEEQVISLGPQVAEGENVFGTCHIFASFNDTFVHVTDLSGKETICRVTGGMKVKADRDESSPYAAMLAAQDVAQRCKELGITALHIKLRATGGNRTKTPGPGAQSALRALARSGMKIGRIEDVTPIPSDSTRRKGGRRGRRL from the exons ATGGCTCCTCGTAAagggaaggagaagaaggaggagcagGTGATCAGTCTGGGTCCTCAGGTGGCTGAAGGAGAAAACGTGTTTGGAACTTGTCACATCTTCGCCTCCTTCAACGACACCTTCGTCCACGTCACCGACCTCTCCGGGAA GGAGACGATCTGCCGTGTGACTGGTGGGATGAAGGTGAAGGCCGACAGAGACGAGTCGTCTCCGTACGCCGCCATGTTGGCCGCTCAGGATGTCGCTCAGCGCTGCAAAGAGCTCGGGATCACGGCGCTGCACATCAAGCTGAGGGCCACCGGAGGAAACAG GACAAAGACTCCAGGTCCTGGAGCTCAGTCGGCTCTCAGAGCGCTGGCTCGATCCGGCATGAAGATCGGACGCATCG AGGACGTCACTCCGATCCCCTCCGACTCCACCAGGAGAAAGGGCGGACGTCGCGGTCGCCGTTTGTAA